One Salminus brasiliensis chromosome 5, fSalBra1.hap2, whole genome shotgun sequence DNA segment encodes these proteins:
- the hoxa13b gene encoding homeobox protein Hox-A13b, whose product MTASVLLPSRWTEPVMFLYDGGSEDVSAGMEGFGAGAAGAGAGGGAGAGAGGAAAHFGYVPSEVPSSGVAEAAKPPCPPPQPALPYGYFGSGYYPCRMAKQCAQPAAAFAADVSVSGDGDFSSRAKELAFYPSYSAGPYQHVPGYLDVPVVPTEPRHEPIIPVESYQPWAITNGWNSPVYCSKEQSQSGHLWKTTLQDSVSAAEGSSVRRGRKKRVPYTKVQLKELEREYAANKFITKDKRRRISAHTNLTERQVTIWFQNRRVKEKKVVNKFKSIT is encoded by the exons ATGACAGCGTCCGTGCTCCTTCCCTCGCGCTGGACTGAGCCAGTCATGTTCCTGTACGACGGCGGCTCGGAGGACGTAAGCGCGGGTATGGAGGGTTTCGGGGCAGGAGCTGCTGGAGCAGGCGCAGGAGGAGgtgcaggagcaggagcaggaggagcagcagctcACTTCGGCTATGTGCCCAGTGAAGTGCCCTCGTCCGGCGTGGCCGAAGCGGCAAAGCCGCCGTGCCCTCCGCCGCAGCCCGCTCTGCCCTACGGCTACTTCGGCAGCGGATACTACCCGTGCCGGATGGCCAAGCAGTGCGCGCAACCCGCTGCCGCTTTTGCTGCGGATGTGTCCGTCTCGGGAGATGGAGACTTCTCCTCCAGGGCCAAGGAGCTTGCCTTTTACCCGAGCTACTCCGCTGGACCCTATCAGCATGTGCCAGGATATCTGGACGTGCCTGTGGTGCCCACTGAGCCCAGACACGAGCCCATCATACCCGTGGAGAGTTACCAGCCCTGGGCCATCACCAACGGCTGGAACAGCCCCGTTTACTGTTCCAAGGAGCAGAGCCAGTCCGGTCATCTGTGGAAGACCACTCTCCAAG ACAGCGTGTCGGCAGCTGAAGGCTCTTCAGTGCGCCGCGGCAGAAAGAAGCGCGTGCCCTACACCAAGGTGCAGCTGAAGGAGCTTGAGCGTGAGTACGCGGCCAACAAGTTCATTACCAAAGACAAGAGAAGACGGATATCAGCTCACACCAACCTGACCGAGCGCCAAGTCACCATCTGGTTTCAGAACAGGCGCGTAAAGGAGAAAAAAGTGGTCAACAAATTCAAGAGCATCACTTAA